The DNA sequence CCGGGCCGGTGGCCTGCCGCTCGTCGAAGGTCAGGTGCACCACCAGCTCGGGGTCGCCGTCGCCGTCGAGATCGGTCACCGACAGGCTGAGCTGCCCGCTGGTGGTGTCGTCGTCGACGCGGTCGCCGAGGGTGAGCGAGCGCTTGTCGGTCCAGCTCTCCTGCGCGGTGCCGAAGTTGCGGCCGACGACCCAGTCGATCTCCCAGATCGGCTTGACGATCGGGCCGCCGGGGCCCTGCTCCGACGAGTACGTGGCGTTGAGGAACGCCACGGCCACGTCGGTGGGCTCGGCGTAGGGCTGCCCGGCCCGCACCGTGATCGGGATCAGGTCGGCGGCCAGATCGGACGGGACGTACCCGGTGAAGACCCGGATGTTGCGCTGCGGGCGCAGCACGGCCCGGGTGTCGAGCTGGTAGCTGCACGTGCTGATCGCCCCGGCGCCGTCCGGGTCGGCGCCGCTCCACAGCAGCACGAGCTCGGCGGCGGTGTCGGGCTGCCCGGCGCGGCGGCGCAGCGTCACGTCGGCGCCGTACAGGCCGCGGCTGCGGAAGAACGGCAGCACCGTGTACGGCGTCGGGGCGGGCGTCCCGCTGTCGTCGAACGGCATGGCGCGGATGCACGGGTCCCAGGTGTCCATCGAGACCCCGGGCCGGACGCCGAGCAGCATCGTCACCGGCCGGGTGCGTTCGATCCGGTGCACCACGCCGCCGACGAGCTTGACCGCGGGCAGCGCGGTGTCCGCCGGAACAGGGAACGGGAAGCTCTGCTGTCGCGCCCGCCCGTCGAAGTCGACCGTGCGCAGCAGCGTCGCCGTGACCTGGCTGTGCGCGGCGTTCTCCTGCATCACCACCAGGTCCGTCAGGTACCCCAGCGGGCCGGGGGTGACCAGCGGCAGCGCGGAGGCGTACGGGTCGGTCCACCACTTCGGGGCGGCCGCGGCCACCTCGGCGGTGATGTCGCGGTAGCGGGCGGCACCGCCGGTGTACCGGTCGAGCACGCCCGCGTCCGAGCTGGCCTGCACCGGCGGCGCGGGCACGATCGTGCCCGCCGCGGCCGGGCTCAGTCCCGAGGCCAGCGGCGACAGCGGGGTGGCACCGGCGGCACGGGCCGTGGGGCCGGTCGGGCGGACCACCCGCTGCACGTCGGCCGAGGCGATGGCGGCGGTCGACTCGTGTGTGTCCACCTGCGCCGCCACGGTGCCCTGCGCGCTGGGGATGCGGCCCAGCGCCCGCGCGGTGCGCGCCACGACCGTGTCGGCCCGTTCGGCGGCGGCGGCGAGCTGGGCCGCACCGTCGGCGGCGAGCCCGGCCGCCGAAGCGGTGCCGGCCGGGGTGAAGTAGCGGCGGTGCAGGCTCTCGCTGACCGCGCGGCCGACCTGGCCCTGGTGCAGCTCCCGGTTGACCTCGGCGAGCTCGGCGGCCTGCTGCCAGGCTGCCGACATCAGCGGCTCCTGGTGGATGCGGATCACCTCGGCGCCGAGCCCGGCCGCGGCGCGCAGCCGCGGGTCGGTGTTGAGCTGGCGCAGCCACTGCGGTTCGGTGCCGGTCCAGCCGGATCCGTGTCCGATGTGGGCGCCGAGGTACAGCGGTGCGGTGACGGTGCTGGTCCGGCCGAGGATGGTGGCCATCGCCGGGGCGAAGCCGGGGGCGATGGGGCCGGTCATGGCCGCACCGGGGGCGGTGAGGGCGGGCAGGGTGTCGGCGATGCCGGGGTCGGCGCCGACGGCCTTGGCCAGCTCGGGGTCGGCGTCGCGGTAGTACAGCTTCTTCCAGCCGGGGTCGACGACGGCCGGGCGCAGCCGCTTGGCCAGGGCGGTGAAGTCGCCGTCGGCGCCGGTGGAGAAGGTCCAGTGGTGGTACACCGGCAGCCGGACGCTGCCGGTGGTGCCAGTCCAGGCCGGGTCGGTCAGCTCGGTGGCGGGCACCGGGTCGCCGAGCCCGGCCAGGCGCCCGTGCTCGAACGCGGGCACGACGCAGGCCAGGTAGGTGTGCCCGTCGGCCAGCGTGCGCGGTGAGATCAGCCGCGACACTGTCCGCTCCGGACGTTCGGCCAGCAGCTTGGCGATGTCCTCGCCCTCGGCGGCGACGACCTCGGCGTGCGCCCAGGACGCGGCGTGGGACAGGTCCGGCAGCTCCGCCAGCGGCGTGTTCAGCACCGGCAGCGGGCGGCGCGGGTCGGTCTCCAGGCTCACCCCGGCCGCGGCGGTGTCGACGACGACCAGGACCAGCCAGGGCCGCAGTCCCTTCTGCGGGTGCGCGGCGGCCGGGGTGAGCCGCCACGGCAGCCCGGGGTCGTCGAACTCGACCAGCGCGAAGTGGGTGGACTCGAAGTGTTTCGCGCCGGGCGCCGGGTCGCTGCGCACGATCTGGCGCGGGTCGACGCCGGTGACGTCGCCGGGGCCGTGCAGGGCCAGCTTCGGCCCGGTCACGGCGGCGCCGTTGACGGTCAGGCCGGTGGCCAGGGTGGCCCGGGCCCGGATCGGGCCGCTGCCCGGGTCGGTCTCGGTGAGCCGCCCGGCAAGGCCGTCGCGGACCCAGGAGAGCAGGTGCCGCTGCGCGACGGCGGGCGCGGGCGCGGCGGCGAGGTCGGTCTGGCTGGTCATGCGGACACCGTGCTTCCGGTGACGGCCTCGTGGGCCGGAACGATCATCAGGGCGTGGTCGGGGTGGGCGGTCGCCCAGCGGCGCAGCCGGTCGGCGGCCTCGCTGCGGCTCCACCGCTCGCCGGTCGCCGGGACGGGCCCGGCCTGGCGCAGCGTGTCCTTGGCGACGATCACGAAGCCGGGGTCGCGGACGGTGAGCTTGAGGCCGGGTCCGGCGAACCGGGCCAGGCCGGTGGCCCGGGTGGCGGCCCGCCCGGCGGCGCCGCCGTAGGCGAGCCGGTTCAGGTGCGCGCCGCCCAGGACCCAGGTCGGGTCCGGTTTGGGCAGGCCGACCGCGGCCAGTCCGGCCGCCACCGGGTCGGGCTCGTCGATCACCTTCGTCTGGTACGTGATGACGACGGCCGACGGCCCCGCGTGGTCGTAGCCGACCGTGTCGGTGGCGGTGAAGCTGACCCCGGAGGGCAGCAGGTCGAACGCGTTCCCGGTCAGCTTCTGGTCGTCGCTGAGCTCGAAGAACTGCGCCGGGGCGAACTCGTCCTTCACATCGGCAAGCTGCGCGAGCGCCCCGCCCAGGGTGGCCGAGTCGATGCGCAGCTCGGCGGCGCCGTCGATGGGCGCCTGGCCGTAGTGGTCCAGCCGCATGCCGCCGACCGGGGCGATCTTCTGCCGTACGCTGACCCGCGCCGAAGGCGACACCAGCAGCTCCGACAGGGTGATCCCGGCCCGCATGGTCAGGGCGGGCAGCGCGGCGCGCTCCTCGACCTGCCACGCGCCGGGTTCGGCCAGCGCGGCCCGGACCAGCGCCGACACGTCCTCCGGCGGGGCCGGGGGCAGCGCGGCCTGCTGCCCGAAGGCCGCCTTGAACCGCACGGTGGCGCTGAGGAACAGCAGCTTGATCTCGGCGTGCCCGCGCACCTGCCAGCGGCCCGGCCCGGTGACGTACAGGTCGGCGGTGATGCCCAGCAGCAGCTTGCCCTTCCACCGGATCGCCACCGCCAGGGTCAGGTCGAGCTCGAACCCGAACGGCGAGAACCGCACCAGCGCGTCGAAGGTGAAGTGCCCGTCGGCGGTGAAGTCGCCGGTCTCGGCGTGGAAGTCCACCCGGGCGCCGAACTGGAGCGTGTTGGAGGTCAGCGCGAGGTATGCCTGCAACCGCAGCCAGAACTTCTCCTCGCCGATCTCCATCGTCATCCGCCGCAGCGCCGGGAACCCGACCGGCGGCGTGAACCGGGGGTGGAACCCGCCCGCGCTCATCACGAACTCGCTGCGGCCGCTCCACCGCGCCCGCAGCGCCATGTCGCCGGACAGGCGCCACCCGGCCAGCTGCGAGTCGTACAGGGTCGCGTCCAGCGACAGCGTGCCCTCGCCGGTGTCCAGGACACCGAGCGCGTCCATGTTGATGACCGCGACGGCCTTGCGCTCGTCGGGCAGCAGCGTGCGGACCCGGCCCGCGGCGATGAACCGCAGCGGTTTCGGCAGCTCCAGCGCCAGCGCGAGGTCGATGGTGACCACGGTCGGCACGCCCCAGGTGAGCCGGGCCGTCGGGCCGAACAGATGCCGGCCCGGGGTGACCGGGAACAGCGCGTCGAGGTCGTCGAGCAGGCGCCGCTCGTTGCCCAGCACGTCGCCGGGCGCCAGGATCGCGCCCAGCGACCCCGACCGCAGGCCCGAGCGCATCCGGTCGACGTTGACGGCCCGGTTGACGCCCACGATGCCGCCGACGGCGGCCAGGTTGAAGCCGAACCCGAGCGGGATCGGCTTGGGGAACTGCGCGTTGATGACGACCAGCAGCGAGAACCCGGGGCGCCCGTCGGGCATCCGGGTGGCCAGCAGGCCCAGCGCGGACAGGCGCAGCTTGGCGAACTCCAGGTCGATGCCGCCGGCGTACTTGGCGGCCTCGGCGTCGTAGGACAGGAACCCGGCCCCGGTGACCGCGCCGCCGTCGATGCGCAGCGCCACCCCGTGCGGGGGCTGGAACCCGAGGTCCAGGTCGGCGGGGCCGAGGTTGCCGCCGCCGTCGGGGAAGCTGAGCTTCGCGCTCATGCCGACGCCCTGCACGGTCACCCCGACCGGGCCCAGGCGCACCTGACCGGACGCGACCGCCCGCAGGACCAGAGCCTTGACGGCGGCGTCCTTGGGCGACGGCACCAGGTCGACGTCGAGGGAGTCGAGTCTGGCCACGTCGCCGAGCACGGCGCGGACGTCGAAGTGCGCCTTGAGGGCCGCGCCGCCGGTCAGGAACAGCCCGCGCCGCCGCGACCAGCCGATGCCGAGGTCGAACTCCAGCTTCGCGTCGTCGGGCAGCACCTTGCCGAGGAAGCCGTCGCCGTCGCCGCCCGACACGATCAGCCGGGCCTTGCCGCAGCCGAACTCGACCCCGAAGTCCTGATAGTCGCGGGTGAGCTCGGCGAAGGCGGTCACCTGGACTGGGCCGTCGATCTCCAGCCGGGTGCCGGTGGTGCCACCGATGCGGATCATCTCGCCGGTGCGGACCAGGCCGAGGTCGGCGCGCAGGTTGAGGGCGGTCGCGTCGGGCAGGTCGGTGACCAGCCCGTCGGGGCCGACCGCGATCACGCTCGCCGACTGGAGCGCCGCGGTGACCGTCGCGGTCCAGTCGCCGAACGTGTCCTGGAACGCCACCGTGCCCTTGGGCGCGAGCATCAGGCCGAGGCCGCCGTCCTGCTCGCCGGCCAGGCCGACGACCAGCTCGAACCCGGCCTGCCCGTCGGCGAAGGCACCTTCGGCGGTACGCACGAACACGTGCAGCAGGTGCTCGGCCGCCGCGGCGCTGTCCCCGAGGTCGGGGATGTCGCTGCCGTACACGGCGGTGATCGGGCTGCCGAGCCGGTTCAGGATGCCGCCGAGGGCGGGCAGCAGCAGGTCGGCGACGGCGTCGGTGGCCTCCCGGGTCGCCAGGCCCTCCTTGGTGAGGTAGTGCTCGCGCAGCTGGCCGACCGGGTCGCCGACGAGCGCGGGCAGCCGGTCCAGCCGTACCCGGGCGGTGTCGGACGAGAAGCGGACCAGCTTGCCGGTGGCCGGGTCCACGACGGGGTCGATCTGCGGCGCCGGGCCGTCGACCAGCGCCAGCGCCCACAGCACCGCGCCCAGCACCGGCCGGTGCCGCTGGAGGTATGTGACGACCAGCAGGTTCACCAGGTCGGTGCCCAGCGCCGGGGCGTCGGGCAGGTTGATCCCGCCCCAGCCGTCGAACGCGGTCTTGAGCGCCCGCACCGCGTCGAAGCACCGCTTGAGCGCCGCGAACGCCGGCTTGTACGCCTTGAGGTCGGTGGTCGGCGTCTCGATCAGCGGCTTGAGCGCGTCGACGGCCGCGCGCACCGCGCCGAACAGGGTCTCCAGCTTCGCGGTCGGGAACCCGGCGATCCCGTCGAGGTTCCACCCGATCTTCGCGAGCAGCTCGGCCCGCCAGATCGGATCGTCGGCGGCCGCCCGCAGCGGCGCCAGCAGCAGGCTGACCTCGCGGATCAGCTCGGCCCGGACGTCGACCGCGGTGGCGGTCGGGGCGGGCATGGTGTCCAGCGCGGAGGAAGGCTGGCTAGTCATTGGGGCGGCGCTCCACATGGGTCGGCGGGACGGCGTCGGCGTCCTCGGGGTTGAGGGTCACGTCGAAGGTGGTGCAGTAGGCGGGCTGCCCGGTCGTGGTGATCTGCCACCAGATCCGGTGCTGCGCGGCCAGGGCGGCCTTGCTCGGCGAGCTGCCCGCGGCGAAGCGGACCTCGCCGAGGTTGTTGTTGCCGACCAGCTCGGTGCCGTCGTCGCCGCGCTTGAAGTCGACGACCGCGCTGCCCACGCTGTGGAACCAGGCCGCGACCGCGCCCTTGGGCGCCCCGGGCGCGGGCCGGGTCAGCGGGGTCGTCTTGGGCCGGGCACCGCTGCGCTTGCCGATGCCGTAGCGGGTCCGGTGCCGCCAGTGCTCCTCGACGTAGTAGTACGGGATGTCGTACCTGTCGCTGACGTCCAGGCGGGCGGGCGTCTTCTGGAAGTGCGGGTGGCCGGACTTGTTGCGCGAGCGGTACTCGGTCCAGTACTCCAGCGGCACCGCCCAGCCGACCTCGTCGGCCGGGTTGTGCGCGAGGCTGCCCGACGCCACCGGCACCCCCAGGGGCAGCACGTTCCAGCCGCCGCCCTGCAGCTTGTCGGTGGTCAGGTCGAGTTCGGAGTTGGTCTCGTTCTTGAACGCGCTGGCGGTGAACTGCGCGATCTCGCTGCGCAGCGGGGTGGCCAGCGGCGACGCGGTGCCGTACGGCTGCCGGTTCCACACGCTCATGTGGATCGTGAAGCCGTAGTGGACGTCGCCGGACAGCAGCACCACCCGGGGCCGCCGCGCCAGCTGCCCGAGCAGCCGGTGGAACGTCTTCTGCCGCAGCCCCCACGCCTCGGCGTCGTGCCCCCAGATCATCTCCGGGGTGCGCTCCTCCTGATGCTCCTCGATCCACGGCACACCCAGGACCGGCCCCGGCACCACGACCAGCGTCAGGTACGGCGGGTTGGCGGCGGGCAGCTGCTCGGCGATCGCGGCGTCGGACATGACCGCGGGCGGCTCCATCGGCTGCGGGTCGAACGAGCGCGTGGTGCGCGGATCGGTCACCAGGATCTCGTACGGCCGGCCGGCCCAGGTCAGCCGGTAGTGGTACCGCAGCGAGTCGGCGGCCCGGGGCAGGCTGTCGACCCCGCCCGAGGGCAGCGGGCCGGTCGGCACGCCCAGCAGCGACGCGAGACCGTCCAGTTTGGCCTGGTTGGCGGGGTTGCCGTCCCACTGCGGCAGCTGCGCGAGCAGGCGCGCGCCGGGGGCGTCGCCGGTGAACTGGCTCGGCGTGCTGCCCCAGCTCTGGAAGATCGCGTGGGCGAGCATGCCGTTGGTGACGATGCGCCGCCCCAGCGGCCGCCCGACCGTGACGCCCTGTTCGCCCCAGACCCGGCGGCACCACTGCCGGTTGAGGTTCCAGTCGTCGGTCACCTCATGGTCGTCCCAGCTCATGTACGTGATCACGTTGGCCAGCGCCCGGCGCACCTGCGGCAGCGTGGTCCGCATCAGCTCGACCCGCTTGCGCTCGCCCGCGTCGTAGAAGGCGTTGGAGGTCGGCAGCCGGTCGGGCCACAGCACCGGCGACCAGACCAGCAGGTACATCGCCACGTACTCGCCGAAGCCGATCAGCTGGCTCTTGGCCAGCTCCGGCTTGTCGACCATCGAGCCGGTGAACCCGGCGATGTCGGTGACCAGGTCGGCGCGCGCCCCGGGCGCGTACGCCGCCGGGGTGTTCGTCCCCAGGCTCGGCAGCTGCTCCCCGGGCGTCCAGCCGAGCAGCGCGTCGCCGAAGTCGGTGCACATCGCCAGCACGCTGTCGGCGACGTCGTCGGCGTAGATCTGGTCGCCGGTCATCAGCAGCAGGTGCGGGCGCACCAGCGGCCACGGGTCGGCCTCGGTGGACTCCCAGTACGACGCCTCGATCAGGTGGTGCACGGCGGCCAGGCCGTCGTACTCGTCGGCGTGCGGCTTGCGGCACGAGCCGTGCAGCACCCGCAGCCGGCCCAGGTCCGACGGCGGCATCGCGAAGCTGGGCAGCTTCTCGGTGCCGAAGGTGATCGTCTTGATCCGCTCGGCCTCGTCGGCGTGCGTGGACAGCACCCCGGGGCTCTTGAACGTGCGCCCGTCGGCCAGCCGCACGTCGTAGTAGTAGGTGACCCCCGCACTCAGCGGCGGGTGCGGCGGCAGCACGGCCGCGGTCACCGCGACCACGTGCAGGTTCTTGCCGACCCGCACGGTCGGCGCCGGGACCGCGGTGACCGCCGTCGGCGTGCCCGCGCCGTCGGGGTCGTCGTACACGGTCAGGCTCACGGCGGTCGGCTCCTTGAACGCCAGCCATACGGTCACCGTGGTGTCGCCGGTGTGGCGCAGGATCGGCCCCGCCAGCACCGACGGCATCGCGGCCAGCCGCCCCGCGAGCTTCCAGTCGGCGGCGCCCAGCGCGGCCGGATCTGGCGTCGACATGATGATGTGCCCCCAACGGTCGGACTCTGCCTGTGTGAGGCGAGCTTCGGCCGGGGCACTTGGCGTCCACTTGGAACAGGGTTGGAACCAGGGATTCAAGTCGGCCGCAAGTCGGCTCAAGCGCCGCAGCCGCACCCTTGACCTGGGGCCGGGCTAGGCGAGGTCGCGCCAGACGTGCACGCGCTCGTGCTCGTCGTGCTTGGCGGCGTACATCGCCCGGTCGGCACGGTGCAGGGCGGACTCGGCCGACTCATCCCGGCGCCGGACCGCCACGCCGACGCTGACGGCGCAGCCGCGCTCGCCGACGGCGGCGACCAGCCGCGCGGCCGTGGCCGCCGCCTGGACCTCGTCGACCACGTCGAGGACCGCGACGAACTCGTCCCCGCCGACCCGGAAGACCTCGTCCTCGGCGCGCAGGGCGCCGCGCAGCGCCTCGGCGACCTCGACCAGCAGCCGGTCCCCGGCGGCGTGCCCGGCGGTGTCGTTGACCTGCTTGAAGTTGTCGACGTCGACGACCAGCAGCGCCGTACGCCCCGCGCGGGTGGCGGCCAGCCGCTGCGTGAACGGTCCCTGGTGCCGCAGCCCGGTGAGCGGGTCGGAGTCGGCCAGCTGCTGGAGGCGGTGCAGCGCGGCCAGCCGCTCGCGGCACATGACCGCGTTGGTGATCAGCAGTTCCAGCACGCTGACCGTCGCGACGTCGACCCGCACCGCCGCCTCGTCCATGACCAGCAGCGCCGCTTCGAGCCGCGGCACCTCCGACATCCGGCCGCCCAGCGGGATCGGCACCGCGATCAGGGTGCGCACCCCGGCCCGCACCAGCGCGTCGAAGCCGCGGGTGTCGGCGCTGCCCGAGTCGCCGAAGGTGTGCGACGCGCCGAGCCGGCACACCGTGTCGATCATCTGGGAGAGGCGGGACGGTTCGAACGCGGCCACCCGGGCCGGCAGGTCGGCCGCCCCGGCGGCGGTGTGGGCCGCCAGCAGCACGTGGACCCCGGTCGTGGGCGAGGACGGCGAGCCCCGCAGCAGCATGATCGCGCTGGCCAGGCCGGCGACCTCGACCGCCGCCTGGCAGACGTGCACCGCCAGCTCCGTGCCGTTGGCGGCCGAGCCGAACGCGATGGTGTGGCGCAGCAGCCGCTCGGCCCGCGACTGCTCGGGCGGCCCGCCGAGCTGCCCGATCCGGGCGCCGAGGCGGCTGCCGATCTGGGCCAGCCCGCTGCCCCACGGAGCCAGGTTCCCCACGAGCCGGTCGAATTCGAGGTTCAGGACACCTATCGCGCCCTCGGCGGGGCCGGGCACGGGTGCGCACACGACCGAGCCGACGGGGCGGCCCGGATGAACTCCAGCGTACTCGATCGAGGCGTCGCCGATGACCACTGTCCGGGCCGTGGCCAGCACTCTTCCCACGATGCCGTAGTGCGTCGGCACGGCCGCCGGGGCCTGCCACGCCCCGCTGCACGCCACCACGGCCAGCTGGCCCGCCGAGACCAGCAGCGCGTCGGCCGCGCCGCCGGTGCGGGCGTTCAGGACCGACACCGTGGCGTTGCACGCTCGTGCCGGCGAGTCGCAGTCGGCCAACGCCGCCGCGACCTCGTCCAGCACCTCGGATTCGAAGTCCAGCCGCACCATTTCCCCTGGCAGTACGCCGTACGGTCGATCCTACCCGGGCGCCTCCTGCGCACGGCCCTGGCCACAGTTTCCGGGAAACTGCCGCCAAAGCGGCTGGATTCGTGCAGTTTCCCGAAACTGCACGAACGATCGGGCGGGTGTGGTACCGGCGGGGAGGGACCGGGGTCGGCGTCTGGGAGCGCTACCGGTAGGTTCGCCCGGACGGGAACGGAATTCGTCTTCCACGATGGGTCCGGTCGTACGCAGCGACGAGTCTGGTGAGGATTCGCATGGACACGAGCACCGGCCCTCGCTCCCGGCCCGGCCGCCACGCACGCCGCTGGTCCGCCCGGCGGCGCATCGCGGTCATGCTGGCCCTCGTGCTGGTGGCCGTCGCCGCGGTCACGACCGTGACCCTGTCCCTGTCGTCCCCGGCAGCCGACGTCCAGGCCGGTGCGGACCCGTCCGCCACCGCGCCCGCGACCGCACCGGCCACCGGCGCCGCAGGCGCCTCCGCCACCCCGTCACCGCAGCCGTCGGCGGGCTGCGCCCGCCCGGCCGGCCCGAAGCCCGCGGTCCGGATCACCGAGGTCAAGGTGGGGGTACGGGTGACCGGCTACGGCCGGGAGACCGACACCGAGCCGCTGCCCATGGCGATCGCCGCCCGGCCCGACGGCGGCTCGTGGCTGGCGTGGCTGGGCACCGACGGCAAGGTCTACCTGGGCGCCCTCGACTGCGACGACCACCTGGTCGGCAAGCCCACCGGCTTCACCGGCATCGACCTGCAGGACCTGCACGCCGACGCCGACGGCGGGGTGCTGCTGCTGACCCGCCGGGGCACCTGCGGCGACGGCCCGCTGTGCGGCGGCACGTCGAGCCCGTGCAACACCATGCACATGATCC is a window from the Catellatospora sp. TT07R-123 genome containing:
- a CDS encoding DUF6603 domain-containing protein, which codes for MTSQPSSALDTMPAPTATAVDVRAELIREVSLLLAPLRAAADDPIWRAELLAKIGWNLDGIAGFPTAKLETLFGAVRAAVDALKPLIETPTTDLKAYKPAFAALKRCFDAVRALKTAFDGWGGINLPDAPALGTDLVNLLVVTYLQRHRPVLGAVLWALALVDGPAPQIDPVVDPATGKLVRFSSDTARVRLDRLPALVGDPVGQLREHYLTKEGLATREATDAVADLLLPALGGILNRLGSPITAVYGSDIPDLGDSAAAAEHLLHVFVRTAEGAFADGQAGFELVVGLAGEQDGGLGLMLAPKGTVAFQDTFGDWTATVTAALQSASVIAVGPDGLVTDLPDATALNLRADLGLVRTGEMIRIGGTTGTRLEIDGPVQVTAFAELTRDYQDFGVEFGCGKARLIVSGGDGDGFLGKVLPDDAKLEFDLGIGWSRRRGLFLTGGAALKAHFDVRAVLGDVARLDSLDVDLVPSPKDAAVKALVLRAVASGQVRLGPVGVTVQGVGMSAKLSFPDGGGNLGPADLDLGFQPPHGVALRIDGGAVTGAGFLSYDAEAAKYAGGIDLEFAKLRLSALGLLATRMPDGRPGFSLLVVINAQFPKPIPLGFGFNLAAVGGIVGVNRAVNVDRMRSGLRSGSLGAILAPGDVLGNERRLLDDLDALFPVTPGRHLFGPTARLTWGVPTVVTIDLALALELPKPLRFIAAGRVRTLLPDERKAVAVINMDALGVLDTGEGTLSLDATLYDSQLAGWRLSGDMALRARWSGRSEFVMSAGGFHPRFTPPVGFPALRRMTMEIGEEKFWLRLQAYLALTSNTLQFGARVDFHAETGDFTADGHFTFDALVRFSPFGFELDLTLAVAIRWKGKLLLGITADLYVTGPGRWQVRGHAEIKLLFLSATVRFKAAFGQQAALPPAPPEDVSALVRAALAEPGAWQVEERAALPALTMRAGITLSELLVSPSARVSVRQKIAPVGGMRLDHYGQAPIDGAAELRIDSATLGGALAQLADVKDEFAPAQFFELSDDQKLTGNAFDLLPSGVSFTATDTVGYDHAGPSAVVITYQTKVIDEPDPVAAGLAAVGLPKPDPTWVLGGAHLNRLAYGGAAGRAATRATGLARFAGPGLKLTVRDPGFVIVAKDTLRQAGPVPATGERWSRSEAADRLRRWATAHPDHALMIVPAHEAVTGSTVSA
- a CDS encoding GGDEF domain-containing protein — translated: MRLDFESEVLDEVAAALADCDSPARACNATVSVLNARTGGAADALLVSAGQLAVVACSGAWQAPAAVPTHYGIVGRVLATARTVVIGDASIEYAGVHPGRPVGSVVCAPVPGPAEGAIGVLNLEFDRLVGNLAPWGSGLAQIGSRLGARIGQLGGPPEQSRAERLLRHTIAFGSAANGTELAVHVCQAAVEVAGLASAIMLLRGSPSSPTTGVHVLLAAHTAAGAADLPARVAAFEPSRLSQMIDTVCRLGASHTFGDSGSADTRGFDALVRAGVRTLIAVPIPLGGRMSEVPRLEAALLVMDEAAVRVDVATVSVLELLITNAVMCRERLAALHRLQQLADSDPLTGLRHQGPFTQRLAATRAGRTALLVVDVDNFKQVNDTAGHAAGDRLLVEVAEALRGALRAEDEVFRVGGDEFVAVLDVVDEVQAAATAARLVAAVGERGCAVSVGVAVRRRDESAESALHRADRAMYAAKHDEHERVHVWRDLA